A single window of Terriglobales bacterium DNA harbors:
- a CDS encoding tetratricopeptide repeat protein: HYRKFAWWNTHFAYAGVPNPEQKDATHTADYDDRQFVFAGDTAMVSGKLKYTPDLPVVTLAEDEVTLPVAARGAPPQAVTPVLDAKDWDRWNDYGIGLLLQGDLKGAEAAFLRVTEVAPANPDGWVNIGRVRVQEGDTRGARTVLEKALALKPELARAHFFYAKALRADGEYDQAIVHLRQVLAQYPRDRVARNELGRTLFLQRKYAEAVRELEAVLAIDPEDLQAHYNLMLCYKGLGQSAQAEEHQKRYLRFKADEASQALTGDYRRSHPEDNNERQAIHEHESVALAPALKPRAVAQSKKNTLKHPGMTR, from the coding sequence CACTACCGGAAGTTCGCGTGGTGGAATACGCACTTCGCCTACGCCGGCGTTCCCAATCCCGAGCAGAAGGATGCGACCCACACGGCGGACTACGATGACCGGCAGTTCGTCTTCGCCGGGGACACGGCCATGGTTTCCGGAAAGCTGAAGTACACACCCGACCTGCCGGTGGTCACGCTGGCGGAGGATGAGGTCACGCTGCCGGTGGCAGCGCGTGGCGCGCCGCCGCAGGCGGTGACGCCGGTGCTCGACGCCAAGGACTGGGACCGCTGGAACGACTACGGCATCGGGCTGCTGCTGCAGGGCGATTTGAAGGGCGCGGAGGCCGCCTTCCTGAGGGTCACCGAGGTTGCTCCGGCGAATCCCGATGGGTGGGTGAACATCGGTCGCGTCCGGGTGCAGGAGGGCGACACGCGGGGCGCGCGCACCGTACTGGAGAAAGCGCTCGCGCTGAAGCCGGAGCTGGCCCGCGCGCACTTTTTCTACGCCAAGGCGCTGCGCGCCGACGGCGAGTACGACCAGGCCATCGTGCACCTGCGGCAGGTGCTGGCGCAGTATCCGCGCGACCGCGTGGCGCGGAACGAGCTGGGGCGCACGCTGTTCCTGCAACGCAAGTATGCGGAGGCGGTGCGCGAGCTCGAGGCCGTGTTGGCCATCGATCCTGAAGACTTGCAGGCGCACTACAACCTGATGCTCTGCTACAAGGGATTGGGCCAGTCGGCCCAGGCCGAGGAGCACCAGAAGCGCTACCTGCGCTTCAAGGCGGATGAAGCCTCGCAGGCGCTGACCGGCGACTACCGGCGGAGCCATCCCGAGGACAACAACGAGCGCCAGGCCATCCATGAGCACGAGTCGGTGGCGCTCGCGCCCGCGCTCAAGCCGCGCGCCGTGGCGCAGTCGAAGAAGAACACGCTCAAGCATCCGGGGATGACCCGCTGA